The Perca fluviatilis chromosome 24, GENO_Pfluv_1.0, whole genome shotgun sequence genome has a window encoding:
- the LOC120554697 gene encoding ribonuclease inhibitor-like: MALHVHRGFLCVVLCVSSLSGCLISEEGCSSLVSALRSNSSHLRELDLSYNHPGDSGVKLLSAGLKNPLWRLDTLRVEPAGVRWLTPGLRKYSCELTLDTNTVNRKPQTV, from the exons atggcgCTACATGTTCACAGAGGAttcctgtgtgttgttctgtgtgtttccagtctgtcaggctgtctgatctcagaggaaggctgttcttctctggtctcagctctgagATCCAActcctcccatctgagagagctggacctgagctacaatcatccaggagactcaggagtgaagctactGTCAGCGGGACTGAAGAATCCactctggagactggacactctcag ggtggagcctgctggagtcagatggttgacaccaggtctgaggaagt attcctgtgaactcacactggacacaaacacagtgaacaggaaacctcaaactgtctga